Part of the Podospora pseudopauciseta strain CBS 411.78 chromosome 7 map unlocalized CBS411.78m_7.2, whole genome shotgun sequence genome, CCGCCAACCTCGCACAATTCCAGCGACAGTTGGACGTCTACATCGCCACCGAAGCTGGCATTAGAAGCGTCAACGGGAATTTGGCGATCAAAGTCCCCAAGTTCTTTCTTCAATTCCAAATCTCGAGAATCCAGACTGCCCAGGGCAATCCTCCGAGGGCTGCAGGCCTGCAGGTCAACCatttgttggagaaggttTTGAAGAACTCGCCTAGGGAGTCTCAACTGCACGAACAGGTCCGCGCTTTGGCCAGAAGCTTGGCCTAGGCCAGCCACCACGGAGATGGAAGGCCGATGGTATGATCAGACAAATTTAGTGAGGTACAAGATGTCGTATGTGTTTGGGGATAGGTAATCTACATAAGCATCCGTAGAACAAAGGAGGACTGATAATCTACTGCACTGGAACCATCAACCGATCCACATCTGGTCCCCAGCCATTCCCAAATCCCTCAATGACAATTGTGTTACTCGAACCGCGTCTCAAGTTGGCGTGAAGGGTACTAGAAGCCGGGTCTCCCTTTGCTGGTAGGAAGGCAATCTTTCTCCCCCCGTCGCCATTAACCCGAACGTTGGCATACCGCGGGCTGCTGTCTCCGTTGAGGAACTTGATCCGAATTGTAGTCAAGCCGTCGATGTCGCTGCGAATGTTGTTGAATGTGACGCTACCCCGGTCTGGGCCGCCAATGTATCCAGCCGTCACTTTGCCGGAACAGGTCGAGCAATCTACATTCCTTGCTTTTCCGCCATAcactgccttttctccttcgTATGATGTTTCTGCAGGAGGATTTTGCCATGCGGAGAATCCAGGTGAGCCGGGGACCCAGCTAACAAAGTTCTTCATGGTAACGGCAGTTCCGCTGATACTCAGTGGGAGCCAGATATACGTGCTCGCCATCAAGTTGTCTTTCATCCACCGATCGCCGAGGTAGATGGCACTAGACTCGCTTGTCTTGAGAATGTATGTCGTCTGGGAATTGTAGGTCTTGGATCCGCTATCGGCAAACTTTCTCCACGCAGACCAGCCGCCAGACagagaggtggaggtggagtACTGGTTCTCGTTGGCGTCCCATCCCGTCATCATTGAAGCAAACATGAAGTAGGTTCGTCCAAGTTTGATCATCGCAGGAGCTTCCACTCGATTTCCACCCTCCAGGCGCCAGGAAAATACGTCCGTCGTGGGAGTAAGATAGTCATCGGAAAGTGCGACGATTCGAAGTCCATGTTTCCTCTGTGTTGGTCTGAGTAAGCTGCTGCATGAGAGGCCTGGGAGGACGAACTCACATCTTCGGTTAACAGGTACCCTTTGCCATCGTCATCCTTGAAAAGACCCATGTCTCTGCTTTCTCGTCCAAGTGGTTGGAAACTCCTGATATATTGGTACCTCCCACAGACCGAGTCTCCAGTGGCAACGGCGACTCTGGCTTCACCGTAATTGCTGCTGTCCATGTGCATCCAGAGCACATACTTTCGAGTGCGGTCATTGTAGATTACCTTTGGTCTTTCAACAACACGATTTGGACCGAGGTCACCGGATGCTTGCCGTGTCAGAAGAGCACCGACGAGCGTCCATTGCACCAGGTCAGTGGAGGAGTAGCAGTTGACGTTGGAGAATGAGTGTCCCCCGCTCTTGTCCTCTCCAATCATGTAGTATGTGCCATTGTCAACAATGAGACCAGCCCCGTGAGCTTGAAGATGCTCGCCATTTGGTGTAGTCCATGTGCCACCCGGAACAATCTGCAATGAGGCCGAGGCGAGAGACGCAATCGTCGCGCCCAAAGAAAGAAGCAGGAGACGCATGACGGACTAGCATGAATGAATGGATAAGCAACAGAAGACTTGGACGTACAAGCGCTTATGTGCAAACTGCCGGCAGTCAAGCAAGGTCGCAATGGGGTCAATTATGATCGACGGAGCATGGTAGCACTATGCCAGGAAGAGATGCGGTGTTGGTATTGGTGGGAAAAATATGTTATATTTCGgcatgatgaagatgaacaTATCCGGGACAATAGGTCTGCTTGTAGGATTAATGGATGGACGATCTGGGATGTCTGAGTTGGGTTGATTAGCCGGTGCAATATAAATGAAAGGAAGATTGAAGAGGAGTAACGTACTTTATAAGCGAGTCGGTCATATAAGTGGGCCGGTCACTTTTGACCACCCTTCGAATACCATCCTCCATTATAATACAACGAAACTATcaactaactataataacatcagaaacagctgaGTCTGAGGCatctgcagcctcctggcaagtgcgcgcTTTATAGCCAGGCTTGCCGCATACACCACAGCACTGAGTCTTCGTACGAACCCCCcctgtaccaccaccactttaTCGATTTTCCTGGATTACCTGCTCACCCACGGCCTTCTGATCCAGTAGATCCTGTGACTCTTATACAGTAAGtgaccctccaagcctcacACGTGTTCTTTTGGCTCTCCGGCGCTTGCTTAGTGCCTCATTGGCTTTACGGAGCGAAGAGACCTCTGCACGAAGAAGAGCCACCTAGTGCATTATAGCCGTTATACCCTTAGCAAGCTGGTCCACTATAGCTAATATCGAAGTCGGGGagctattttaatagttagtAATGCGAGCCTTAATAAGCGTTAACTATAAATTAGCTTCTCGAGGGTTA contains:
- a CDS encoding uncharacterized protein (CAZy:GH43; EggNog:ENOG503NXQZ; COG:G), with the protein product MRLLLLSLGATIASLASASLQIVPGGTWTTPNGEHLQAHGAGLIVDNGTYYMIGEDKSGGHSFSNVNCYSSTDLVQWTLVGALLTRQASGDLGPNRVVERPKVIYNDRTRKYVLWMHMDSSNYGEARVAVATGDSVCGRYQYIRSFQPLGRESRDMGLFKDDDGKGYLLTEDRKHGLRIVALSDDYLTPTTDVFSWRLEGGNRVEAPAMIKLGRTYFMFASMMTGWDANENQYSTSTSLSGGWSAWRKFADSGSKTYNSQTTYILKTSESSAIYLGDRWMKDNLMASTYIWLPLSISGTAVTMKNFVSWVPGSPGFSAWQNPPAETSYEGEKAVYGGKARNVDCSTCSGKVTAGYIGGPDRGSVTFNNIRSDIDGLTTIRIKFLNGDSSPRYANVRVNGDGGRKIAFLPAKGDPASSTLHANLRRGSSNTIVIEGFGNGWGPDVDRLMVPVQ